One region of Mycobacterium riyadhense genomic DNA includes:
- a CDS encoding dsDNA nuclease domain-containing protein yields the protein MSSDSVGGEGDSFAPIESEAVAAFAGISSDDTGTTTFERFQWQAKLAVRSWLGMLAGDGTLAVLCEHVEDLAFVEASGFCFAQLKTRDRGSWSVAKICEKGHAVDRLAASYDLADAAGIVDRSRFEVWLEGPPSEAKETTDFFNDPTSATSITKKKIRDFGLKGVKLDDFLERLSVRCHQPARSCIDAVVIRLLGAIWPALTMDQLERLYESLLLAAESAQSATALPPSVRAAMRAAQVNPMEDGVWDPIASKSLTEDQLRAICPPLPADTDQELLARAATGEATVLELKLVRAGAREATVRNALVARADADVAATTARASGVMTADSERSLDLRLLDTAHSIASLAASSGVTMQRPGEHIFHTLMSNAANTAALDLDRLYNRDHRLLVGHLCTVSDQCRFGWGVS from the coding sequence ATGTCCAGCGATTCGGTGGGCGGGGAAGGCGACAGCTTCGCACCCATCGAGTCCGAAGCAGTAGCAGCGTTTGCTGGCATTTCATCAGACGATACCGGGACAACAACCTTTGAACGGTTTCAGTGGCAGGCTAAGTTGGCAGTACGCTCGTGGCTGGGGATGCTAGCGGGAGATGGCACGCTGGCCGTCCTCTGTGAGCATGTAGAGGATCTGGCGTTTGTCGAAGCGTCAGGCTTTTGCTTCGCCCAACTCAAGACGCGTGACAGGGGCTCTTGGAGTGTTGCCAAGATCTGCGAAAAAGGTCACGCGGTAGATCGTCTTGCTGCTTCATACGACCTGGCGGATGCGGCAGGAATTGTTGACCGATCGCGATTCGAGGTGTGGCTGGAGGGACCGCCGTCGGAAGCCAAGGAAACAACCGACTTTTTCAATGATCCAACGTCGGCCACCTCGATTACCAAGAAGAAGATCCGCGACTTCGGCCTAAAGGGCGTGAAACTTGACGACTTCCTCGAGCGCCTATCTGTTCGTTGTCACCAACCAGCCCGATCTTGCATCGACGCGGTGGTCATCCGGCTGCTCGGCGCTATCTGGCCTGCTCTCACTATGGATCAGCTCGAACGGCTATATGAGTCCCTCCTCCTAGCGGCCGAATCAGCCCAGAGCGCCACCGCATTACCCCCCAGCGTTAGGGCTGCGATGAGGGCGGCCCAAGTGAATCCGATGGAGGATGGCGTATGGGATCCGATTGCGTCCAAGTCATTGACCGAAGATCAGCTCCGAGCCATCTGCCCTCCGCTGCCTGCTGACACCGATCAAGAGCTACTTGCACGCGCGGCGACGGGGGAAGCCACAGTCTTAGAATTGAAATTGGTGCGAGCAGGGGCACGCGAAGCAACGGTACGGAACGCGCTCGTTGCTCGGGCAGACGCAGACGTGGCGGCGACGACTGCTCGCGCTTCCGGCGTAATGACTGCCGATTCTGAGCGTTCTCTTGATTTGCGACTGCTCGACACGGCACATTCGATTGCGTCGCTCGCGGCTTCGAGCGGGGTGACCATGCAACGACCCGGAGAGCACATCTTTCACACTCTCATGAGCAATGCGGCAAACACCGCGGCGCTCGACCTCGACCGACTCTACAACCGCGATCACCGGTTGCTTGTTGGCCACTTGTGCACTGTCTCTGATCAGTGTCGATTCGGCTGGGGGGTTTCATGA
- a CDS encoding IS1634 family transposase: MILGVPRNTGKAHVVRVKKTHVDKQGHERVYESVLLRRTYRDGAKVRNETVANLSMLPPQAVDAIEATLKGHTLVPAGSEFSKSRSLPHGDVAAVAAMARKLELAAVLGPPCRARDIVLALIISRVVRPKSKLSTLSWWPNTTLGVDLGVAEASTDEIYAGMDWLADRQDRIEKKLAAKHLNESVNPGRMALFDLTSSWVTGRCCELAARGYSRDGKKGCEQIEYGVLTDPEGRPVAVRVFSGATADPTAFTQIVQVIKDKLAIQRLVLVGDRGMITTARIDALRELNDNPDTPTAFDWITALRAPAIAKLARDDGPLQMSLFDTQDLAEITHPDYPGERLIACRNPALAAERARKRHDLLAATEKELAHIAQRVTKATLSGADKIGIAVGKVSGKFKVGKLFHLTITDTEFTYHRDQAAIDAQAALDGIYVLRTSVNTKVLDPAAVVEGYKNLANIERDFRIIKTDDLDLRPIHHRLEDRVKAHVLICMLACYLIWHLRKAWAPLTFTDETPPHRDNPVAPAQRSPAAHAKASTKHDAAGNPVRSFRDLLNHLATLTRDRIRYHQTNIEIDKLTEPTPTQRRAFDLIDAPIPLTIAA, from the coding sequence ATGATTCTTGGTGTGCCACGCAATACCGGCAAAGCTCACGTAGTCAGAGTTAAGAAGACTCACGTGGATAAGCAAGGCCACGAGCGCGTCTATGAGTCTGTACTGTTGCGCCGCACCTACCGAGACGGGGCCAAGGTGCGCAACGAGACCGTGGCCAACCTGTCGATGCTGCCGCCGCAGGCCGTCGATGCGATCGAGGCGACGCTGAAGGGCCACACGCTGGTGCCGGCCGGCTCCGAGTTCAGCAAGTCCCGGTCGCTGCCACACGGGGACGTGGCGGCGGTGGCCGCGATGGCGCGCAAGCTCGAGCTGGCCGCAGTGCTGGGCCCGCCGTGCCGAGCCCGCGATATCGTGCTCGCGTTGATCATCTCGCGGGTGGTGCGGCCCAAGTCGAAGCTGTCCACCCTGTCGTGGTGGCCCAACACCACCCTCGGCGTCGATTTGGGGGTGGCCGAGGCCTCCACCGACGAGATCTACGCCGGGATGGACTGGCTGGCCGACCGACAGGATAGGATCGAAAAGAAGCTGGCGGCAAAGCATTTAAACGAGTCGGTGAACCCGGGCCGGATGGCGTTGTTCGACCTGACTTCCTCGTGGGTGACCGGCCGATGCTGCGAGCTGGCCGCGCGCGGCTACTCCCGCGACGGCAAGAAGGGCTGCGAGCAGATCGAATACGGGGTGCTCACCGACCCTGAGGGCCGCCCGGTCGCGGTGCGCGTGTTTTCCGGTGCCACCGCCGACCCGACCGCGTTCACCCAGATCGTGCAGGTGATCAAGGACAAGCTCGCCATCCAGCGGCTGGTGCTGGTCGGCGATCGCGGCATGATCACCACCGCCCGCATCGACGCGCTGCGCGAACTCAACGACAACCCCGACACCCCAACCGCCTTCGATTGGATCACCGCGCTACGCGCACCCGCGATCGCCAAACTCGCCCGCGACGACGGGCCGCTGCAGATGAGCCTGTTCGATACCCAGGATCTCGCCGAGATCACCCACCCCGACTACCCCGGTGAACGGCTGATCGCCTGCCGCAACCCCGCCCTGGCCGCCGAACGTGCCCGCAAACGCCACGACCTGCTGGCTGCCACCGAGAAGGAACTGGCCCACATCGCCCAACGCGTCACCAAAGCCACCCTGTCCGGCGCCGACAAGATCGGCATCGCAGTCGGCAAGGTCAGCGGAAAATTCAAGGTGGGCAAGCTCTTCCACCTCACGATCACCGACACCGAGTTCACCTACCACCGCGACCAGGCCGCCATCGACGCCCAAGCCGCCCTCGACGGCATCTACGTGCTGCGCACCAGCGTCAACACCAAGGTCCTCGACCCCGCCGCCGTGGTGGAGGGTTACAAAAACCTCGCCAACATCGAACGCGACTTTCGCATCATCAAGACCGACGACCTCGACCTACGCCCCATCCACCACCGCCTCGAGGACCGCGTCAAAGCCCACGTGCTGATCTGCATGCTGGCCTGCTACCTCATCTGGCACCTGCGCAAGGCCTGGGCGCCACTGACATTCACCGACGAAACACCGCCGCATCGGGACAACCCCGTCGCCCCCGCGCAGCGCTCCCCAGCTGCACACGCCAAAGCCTCCACCAAACACGACGCGGCTGGCAACCCGGTACGAAGCTTCCGCGACCTGCTCAATCACCTGGCCACCCTCACCCGCGACCGGATCCGCTACCACCAGACCAACATCGAAATCGACAAACTCACCGAGCCCACCCCCACCCAGCGCCGCGCCTTCGACCTCATTGACGCTCCGATCCCCCTCACCATCGCCGCGTAG
- a CDS encoding CaiB/BaiF CoA-transferase family protein has product MSREAGNRPTPLDELRVVEVSDRIAGSYCGKLLVDAGAQVRKIEPPQGDPLRRYSATCSLLPDGASGPLFSYLNAGKASLSLTPDSDRYRVELATADVVVVTAGRSRAPGLGIDPSRLLADNPRAVIVTISDFGWSGPFADRAATEFTLQAWAGSPGFRGDPAGPPISIGGDLGEYMGGVFAAFGALAVRRRVERGGPGEHLDLAMLEAITLMQSSEWLHSQLLQVPPVRRTLEVPSIEPAKDGYVGITMVTGQQWLDFAAMVECPQLAEIPQLRFQIGRWEYRDLIRELIGPWMAERTVDEIVALGQLFRLPIAALGNGATIRDMDYVTERGVFVRNPAGFHQPRPPWLMSRCAPAPVRGTAALGADNVESCWRAPEPESEPAPRGLPLQGVRIVDLTAFWAGPAATHLLAAFGADVVKVESIQRPDGIRYSGGMRTDVDDWWEYGWVFHAMNTNKRSVTLDLGSDEGRRLFLGLVAAADVVIENFSPRVMDHFGLTADVLLGVNPKLVVARMPAFGLDGPWRERVGFAPTMEQVGGLTWVTGQPETPPVTPRGACDPLAGVHAAFAVLAALDFAERTGSGQQVELPMVEAVLNATAIQPIENEVFGKTLSRRGNRGHGGALQNIYRCAGSDDDWIAVSVCDDRQWQALVGVLGMASRLPVTMAEVRQRADEIDGILSDWFAGRDLASTVERLATVGIPAAPVVSPSLVTDNPQLRHRGFFESLNHPRTGVGLYPTPPFALLAGQGEWLRRPPPTLGEHNDEVLRELCGVTVEDLARLADSGVIGTRPQGS; this is encoded by the coding sequence GGCCGACACCGCTTGACGAATTGCGTGTCGTCGAGGTCAGCGACCGCATAGCCGGCAGCTACTGCGGGAAGCTGTTGGTCGACGCAGGTGCGCAGGTACGCAAAATCGAACCGCCGCAAGGGGATCCATTGCGGCGGTACTCGGCTACCTGTTCGCTTTTACCGGACGGTGCCAGTGGCCCGTTGTTCAGCTACCTCAACGCCGGCAAAGCCAGCCTGAGTCTGACGCCGGATTCCGATCGCTACCGTGTCGAACTCGCCACAGCCGACGTCGTGGTGGTTACCGCCGGTCGGTCGCGGGCGCCTGGCCTCGGCATCGATCCGTCGCGCCTGCTGGCGGACAATCCGCGGGCGGTCATCGTGACCATCTCCGACTTTGGCTGGAGCGGTCCGTTCGCCGATCGCGCGGCCACCGAGTTCACGCTGCAAGCCTGGGCCGGGTCGCCTGGCTTTCGCGGCGACCCGGCCGGCCCGCCGATCTCGATCGGCGGCGACCTCGGGGAGTACATGGGCGGCGTGTTCGCCGCGTTCGGGGCGCTGGCCGTGCGCCGCCGCGTCGAGCGCGGCGGACCGGGTGAGCATCTCGACCTGGCCATGCTCGAGGCGATCACGCTGATGCAGAGCAGTGAATGGCTGCATTCGCAGCTGCTGCAGGTACCTCCGGTCCGGCGCACCCTCGAGGTGCCCTCGATCGAACCGGCCAAGGACGGCTACGTCGGGATCACAATGGTCACCGGTCAGCAGTGGCTCGACTTCGCCGCGATGGTGGAATGCCCGCAGCTGGCCGAGATTCCGCAGCTGCGTTTTCAGATCGGCCGTTGGGAGTACCGCGACCTGATCCGCGAGCTGATCGGTCCGTGGATGGCCGAACGCACCGTCGACGAGATCGTCGCACTGGGGCAACTGTTCCGGTTGCCGATCGCGGCGTTGGGTAATGGCGCCACCATCCGCGACATGGACTACGTGACCGAACGCGGCGTGTTTGTCCGCAACCCCGCCGGTTTTCATCAGCCGCGCCCGCCGTGGTTGATGTCGCGGTGCGCGCCTGCACCGGTGCGCGGTACCGCAGCCCTGGGCGCGGACAACGTCGAGTCATGTTGGCGTGCACCTGAACCCGAGTCGGAGCCGGCGCCACGGGGATTGCCGTTGCAGGGTGTTCGCATTGTCGACTTGACCGCATTCTGGGCCGGGCCCGCCGCCACTCACCTGCTGGCCGCGTTCGGCGCCGACGTCGTCAAGGTGGAGTCGATCCAACGCCCCGACGGCATTCGGTACTCCGGCGGCATGCGCACCGATGTGGACGACTGGTGGGAATACGGCTGGGTGTTCCACGCGATGAACACCAACAAGCGTTCGGTCACACTGGATTTGGGCTCGGACGAAGGGCGCCGGTTGTTCCTCGGGCTCGTCGCCGCCGCCGACGTGGTCATCGAGAACTTCTCCCCCCGGGTGATGGACCACTTCGGGCTCACCGCCGACGTGCTGCTGGGAGTGAACCCGAAACTGGTCGTCGCCCGGATGCCGGCATTCGGGCTGGACGGGCCGTGGCGCGAGCGCGTCGGATTCGCCCCCACCATGGAGCAGGTCGGCGGACTGACCTGGGTGACCGGGCAGCCGGAAACACCCCCGGTGACGCCGCGCGGCGCCTGCGATCCGCTGGCCGGCGTGCACGCCGCATTCGCGGTGCTGGCCGCGCTCGATTTCGCCGAGCGCACCGGATCGGGCCAGCAAGTCGAACTGCCGATGGTCGAAGCGGTGCTGAATGCCACCGCAATCCAGCCGATCGAGAACGAGGTCTTCGGGAAGACCCTGAGCCGGCGCGGCAACCGTGGGCACGGCGGTGCTCTGCAGAACATCTATCGCTGCGCCGGCTCGGACGACGATTGGATCGCGGTCAGCGTGTGTGACGACCGGCAGTGGCAGGCGTTGGTTGGGGTGCTGGGCATGGCGTCCCGGCTGCCGGTAACGATGGCCGAAGTACGACAGCGGGCCGACGAGATCGACGGCATCCTTTCCGATTGGTTCGCCGGCCGAGATCTCGCGTCGACGGTGGAGCGGCTGGCGACCGTCGGGATTCCGGCCGCGCCCGTCGTATCGCCATCGTTGGTGACCGACAACCCGCAACTGCGCCACCGGGGCTTCTTTGAGTCGCTGAACCACCCTCGGACTGGAGTTGGCCTGTATCCGACGCCGCCGTTCGCCCTGCTCGCCGGTCAGGGCGAATGGCTGCGACGCCCGCCGCCGACGCTGGGGGAGCACAATGACGAAGTTCTGCGCGAACTGTGCGGGGTGACCGTGGAGGACCTCGCTCGACTTGCAGACAGCGGGGTGATCGGGACCCGTCCTCAGGGTTCTTGA
- a CDS encoding aromatic ring-hydroxylating oxygenase subunit alpha, protein MLVTNTISDPASDPSEREFGPSGIALSTYRFPTGWFIVAFANELAAGDVKRMHYFGEELVLFRTASGKVHVLDAYCQHLGANLGVGGTVEGEEIVCPWHGWHWRGDGTNALIPYSKIGCKTNVRIRTYPTTQWYGFILAWHERHGRAPYWQPPVLPELETNEYYPLHPHTQMLNRVKVHPQMIIENAADPYHVQYVHKAANPANTASFEVSGYHLHATVNANFGGGRAKTWLTPNGPVDAKIIYDNYSLGLGIVRFPSDLVATVQVTGQTPVDEDYTDYFYTQASIREPGDTGDVPAGRAAKFLALQQEVIKQDFFTWENMKYLEKPNLAPEEARDYAALRRWAHRFYPGEQPSPNDFGYTAEGDPDPAAAGA, encoded by the coding sequence GTGCTCGTGACGAATACCATTTCAGACCCGGCCAGCGATCCGTCAGAACGGGAATTCGGACCCAGCGGCATCGCGCTGTCGACGTACCGGTTCCCGACGGGATGGTTCATCGTCGCATTCGCAAACGAGCTGGCCGCCGGTGACGTCAAACGCATGCACTACTTCGGTGAGGAGCTGGTGCTGTTCCGCACCGCGTCCGGCAAGGTGCATGTGCTGGACGCCTATTGTCAGCACCTCGGCGCCAACCTCGGCGTAGGCGGCACGGTGGAAGGTGAAGAAATCGTCTGCCCCTGGCATGGCTGGCACTGGCGTGGCGACGGCACTAACGCGCTGATTCCGTATAGCAAGATCGGCTGCAAGACCAACGTCCGCATCCGCACCTACCCGACGACCCAGTGGTACGGGTTCATCCTGGCCTGGCACGAACGCCACGGCCGGGCGCCGTACTGGCAACCGCCGGTGCTGCCCGAGCTGGAGACCAACGAGTACTACCCGCTGCATCCGCACACCCAGATGCTGAACCGGGTCAAAGTGCACCCGCAGATGATCATCGAGAACGCCGCTGACCCGTACCACGTGCAATACGTGCACAAGGCCGCCAATCCGGCCAACACCGCCTCGTTCGAGGTCTCGGGCTACCACCTGCACGCAACGGTCAACGCCAATTTCGGTGGCGGCAGGGCGAAGACGTGGTTGACCCCGAACGGTCCGGTCGACGCGAAGATCATCTACGACAACTACTCGCTGGGACTGGGAATCGTCCGCTTCCCAAGCGATCTGGTGGCCACCGTCCAGGTCACCGGACAGACGCCGGTCGACGAGGACTACACCGACTACTTCTACACCCAGGCTTCGATTCGCGAGCCCGGCGACACCGGCGACGTACCCGCGGGCCGTGCCGCCAAGTTCCTGGCACTGCAGCAAGAGGTCATCAAACAGGACTTCTTCACGTGGGAGAACATGAAATACCTGGAGAAGCCGAACCTGGCGCCCGAAGAGGCGCGCGACTATGCGGCCCTGCGTCGCTGGGCGCACCGCTTCTACCCGGGTGAGCAACCGTCGCCCAACGACTTCGGCTACACCGCGGAGGGCGACCCAGACCCAGCCGCCGCGGGAGCGTGA